One segment of Corynebacterium atrinae DNA contains the following:
- a CDS encoding FABP family protein: MDYHQDVAPFAFLIGTWRGEGRGFYPTISDFRYQETVTFSALPGKPFLRYEQRTQNLDSGAPMHTELGFLRPQSDGGVELVLAQPTGQTELLHGIAELFDDRATLTFDESTVSNSRTSKPVVSTSRTYTRVGNSLTTAFNMAAAGQPLQQHLASVLTKDD; this comes from the coding sequence ATGGACTACCACCAAGACGTTGCTCCCTTTGCATTCCTCATCGGCACCTGGCGAGGCGAGGGTCGCGGTTTCTACCCGACGATTTCCGATTTCCGCTACCAAGAGACCGTGACATTCTCCGCGCTCCCCGGCAAACCCTTCCTCCGCTATGAGCAACGCACCCAGAACCTCGACAGCGGCGCTCCCATGCACACGGAGCTCGGTTTCCTCCGGCCGCAATCAGACGGTGGCGTCGAGTTGGTGCTCGCCCAACCCACTGGGCAGACGGAACTGCTCCATGGCATAGCCGAGCTTTTCGACGACCGCGCAACCCTTACCTTCGACGAATCCACGGTCAGCAACTCCCGCACCTCCAAACCCGTTGTCTCGACGTCCCGCACGTACACCAGGGTCGGCAACTCATTGACCACGGCTTTTAACATGGCCGCCGCCGGGCAACCGCTGCAGCAACACTTGGCAAGCGTGCTGACAAAGGACGATTAG
- the uvrB gene encoding excinuclease ABC subunit UvrB — translation MAFAAEHPVLSHSEHRPVGEIERSDGRFEVISDYQPAGDQPAAIEDLDARLNRGEEDIVLLGATGTGKSATAAWLIEKQQRPTLVMAPNKTLAAQLANELKQLLPNNAVEYFVSYYDYYQPEAYIAQTDTYIEKDSSINDDVERLRHSATSALLSRRDVVVVSSVSSIYGLGTPQSYLDRSVVLNVGEEVERDRFLRLLVDIQYERNDIAFQRGTFRAKGDTVDIIPAYEELAVRVEFFGDEIDALYYIHPLTGDVVRQVDDIRIFPATHYVAGPERMEKAVVAIKAELAERLADLENKGKLLEAQRLRMRTEYDLEMIEQVGFCSGIENYSRHIDGRGAGTAPATLIDYFPEDFLTIIDESHVTVPQIGGMFEGDMSRKRNLVEFGFRLPSAMDNRPLTWEEFEERVGQTVYLSATPGKYEMAAARGEFVEQVIRPTGLVDPKVTVKPTQGQIDDLIHEIRQRTDNNERVLVTTLTKKMAEDLTDYLLENSIKVRYLHSDIDTLQRVELLRQLRLGEFDVLVGINLLREGLDLPEVSLVAILDADKEGFLRSATSLIQTIGRAARNVSGEVIMYADKITDSMAQAIEETERRREKQIAYNTEHGIDPQPLRKKIADILDQVYENNPDAAGSLGGEAAMVERPDTTDMPMEQLQKLIDDLTAQMGAAARDLKFELAGRLRDEIADLKKEQRGMKDIGM, via the coding sequence ATGGCGTTTGCAGCTGAGCACCCAGTCTTGTCCCACTCCGAGCACCGGCCCGTTGGAGAGATCGAAAGAAGCGACGGTCGCTTCGAAGTCATCTCGGACTACCAACCCGCCGGTGATCAGCCAGCCGCGATCGAGGACTTGGATGCCCGGCTGAATCGAGGCGAGGAGGACATCGTGCTCCTCGGTGCCACCGGCACGGGTAAGTCGGCGACGGCAGCGTGGCTGATCGAAAAACAGCAGCGGCCCACTCTCGTCATGGCGCCGAACAAGACCCTGGCAGCGCAGCTGGCCAATGAGCTCAAGCAATTGTTGCCCAACAACGCCGTCGAGTACTTCGTTTCCTACTACGACTACTACCAACCCGAGGCGTATATCGCGCAGACCGATACCTACATCGAGAAGGACTCCTCAATCAACGACGACGTGGAACGGTTGCGGCACTCGGCCACCTCGGCGTTGCTCTCCCGCCGCGATGTCGTAGTCGTGTCCTCGGTGTCGAGCATCTATGGCCTGGGCACGCCACAGTCCTATTTGGATCGTTCGGTGGTTCTTAACGTGGGGGAGGAGGTCGAACGCGATCGCTTCCTCCGGCTGCTCGTGGATATTCAGTATGAACGCAACGACATCGCCTTTCAACGCGGCACGTTCCGCGCGAAGGGCGACACCGTTGACATCATCCCGGCGTATGAGGAACTGGCGGTTCGGGTGGAGTTCTTCGGCGATGAGATCGACGCGCTGTATTACATTCACCCGCTTACCGGTGATGTCGTGCGCCAGGTCGATGACATCCGCATTTTTCCCGCTACCCACTACGTAGCCGGCCCGGAGCGCATGGAAAAGGCGGTCGTAGCAATCAAGGCAGAGCTGGCGGAGCGGCTGGCCGACCTGGAGAACAAGGGCAAGCTCTTGGAGGCCCAGCGGCTGCGCATGCGCACCGAATACGACCTCGAGATGATCGAGCAGGTCGGCTTTTGCTCCGGCATTGAGAACTATTCGCGGCACATCGATGGGCGCGGTGCAGGCACGGCGCCGGCCACCCTCATTGATTACTTCCCGGAAGACTTCCTCACCATCATCGACGAGTCCCATGTGACCGTCCCGCAAATCGGCGGCATGTTCGAAGGCGACATGTCGCGCAAGCGTAACCTCGTCGAATTCGGGTTCCGGCTACCCTCAGCGATGGATAACCGCCCCCTGACGTGGGAGGAGTTTGAGGAGCGCGTCGGACAAACCGTCTACCTGTCGGCGACGCCGGGTAAGTACGAGATGGCGGCCGCACGAGGTGAATTCGTCGAGCAGGTTATTCGCCCGACGGGATTGGTCGATCCAAAGGTGACGGTGAAGCCGACCCAGGGGCAGATCGACGACCTCATTCACGAGATCCGTCAACGCACCGACAACAACGAGCGCGTCCTGGTCACCACCTTGACCAAGAAGATGGCGGAGGACCTCACCGACTACCTCTTGGAAAACAGCATCAAGGTTCGCTACCTCCACTCGGACATCGATACGCTTCAGCGCGTCGAGCTCCTGCGTCAGTTGCGGCTGGGGGAGTTCGACGTCCTCGTCGGCATCAACCTGCTGCGTGAGGGACTCGACCTGCCGGAGGTGTCCTTGGTGGCCATTCTCGATGCGGATAAGGAAGGATTCCTCCGCTCCGCGACGTCCCTGATCCAGACTATCGGGCGCGCCGCTCGAAACGTCTCCGGTGAGGTCATCATGTACGCCGACAAGATCACCGACTCCATGGCGCAGGCCATCGAGGAGACGGAGCGGCGCCGCGAGAAGCAGATTGCCTACAACACCGAACACGGCATCGATCCTCAGCCCCTGCGGAAGAAGATCGCGGACATCCTCGACCAGGTCTACGAGAACAACCCCGACGCCGCCGGTTCCTTAGGCGGCGAGGCGGCCATGGTGGAGCGCCCCGACACCACCGACATGCCGATGGAACAGCTCCAAAAGCTCATCGATGACCTCACTGCTCAAATGGGGGCAGCTGCGCGCGACCTCAAGTTCGAGCTGGCCGGCCGACTGCGCGATGAGATTGCGGACCTGAAGAAGGAACAGCGCGGCATGAAGGACATCGGAATGTAA
- the coaE gene encoding dephospho-CoA kinase — protein sequence MLRIGLTGGIGSGKTTVADLLRSHGLPVIDADLIARDVVKPGEPALAELAEAFGHDILNEDGSLNRSLLATRAFVDAKHTELLNSITHPRIKAETARRFAVAEAAGEKAVVYDMPLLVDNGLDKDMDLVVVVNVDAETRVSRLVKWRGLTEEDARRRLDAQISDEQRLAAADVVIDNNGHLECLDRQIADLMVRIRGLEVE from the coding sequence ATGCTTCGCATTGGACTCACCGGAGGGATCGGCAGCGGTAAAACCACCGTTGCCGATCTTTTGCGTTCTCACGGCCTGCCTGTCATTGACGCAGACCTCATTGCCCGCGACGTCGTCAAGCCAGGGGAACCTGCCTTGGCCGAACTGGCGGAGGCGTTTGGCCACGACATCCTCAACGAGGATGGCTCCCTGAACCGTTCACTTTTGGCCACCCGTGCTTTCGTGGATGCCAAACACACGGAGTTGCTCAACTCCATCACCCATCCGCGTATCAAAGCTGAAACGGCTCGGCGTTTCGCCGTCGCAGAGGCAGCAGGGGAGAAGGCGGTGGTCTACGACATGCCGCTGCTGGTGGATAACGGCCTGGATAAGGACATGGATCTCGTCGTGGTTGTAAACGTCGATGCCGAAACCCGTGTTTCCCGGCTGGTGAAGTGGCGCGGCCTCACCGAGGAGGATGCGCGTCGGCGACTGGATGCGCAGATTTCCGATGAACAACGGCTGGCGGCGGCGGACGTGGTCATTGATAACAATGGCCACCTGGAATGCCTCGACCGGCAGATCGCTGACTTGATGGTGCGAATTCGCGGCCTTGAGGTGGAATGA
- a CDS encoding universal stress protein has translation MSDNYQKIVVGTDGSKSSLLAVERAARIAAAFDATLIIGCAYYEDKDAASKTLRQDSVTILGDETAQANLAAGEEAARAVGANKTEKAIRPGTPVEALMSIVNDNKADLLVVGNRGINSLTGRLLGSVPADVARQSDCDVMIVHTVA, from the coding sequence ATGAGTGATAACTACCAAAAGATCGTTGTTGGCACGGATGGCTCCAAGTCTTCCCTGCTGGCTGTAGAGCGCGCCGCCCGGATTGCCGCGGCATTTGACGCCACCCTTATCATCGGTTGCGCCTACTACGAGGACAAGGACGCGGCCTCCAAGACGCTGCGTCAGGATTCGGTGACCATCCTGGGCGACGAAACTGCCCAGGCAAACCTAGCTGCTGGCGAGGAGGCTGCTCGCGCGGTCGGCGCCAACAAGACCGAAAAGGCTATCCGCCCGGGCACCCCGGTCGAGGCCCTCATGTCCATCGTTAACGACAACAAGGCTGACCTCCTCGTCGTCGGTAACCGTGGCATCAACTCCCTCACCGGTCGCCTGCTCGGCTCCGTCCCGGCGGACGTTGCCCGTCAGTCGGATTGCGATGTCATGATCGTCCACACCGTCGCTTAG
- a CDS encoding universal stress protein, whose amino-acid sequence MITYNSIAVGTDGSDSSLLAVRAAASLARVYDATLVIIVAWHSASGSLLNSPHSDVSAIPIVGEDVADEYLSDAKAVAEEEGATKIDLRKRAGAPAAVLVQEVEDSGIDLLVVGNKGVNTLTGRVFGNIPTEVVRHSSVNVMIVNTEGVDS is encoded by the coding sequence ATGATTACGTACAACAGCATTGCCGTTGGCACCGACGGGTCGGATTCTTCCTTGTTGGCTGTTCGCGCAGCAGCCAGCTTGGCTCGCGTCTATGACGCCACCCTCGTCATCATCGTCGCGTGGCACTCCGCTTCCGGGTCCCTCCTGAACTCGCCGCACTCGGACGTCTCCGCCATCCCGATCGTCGGAGAGGACGTCGCGGATGAATACTTGAGTGACGCCAAGGCCGTGGCGGAAGAAGAGGGTGCCACCAAGATCGATCTGCGCAAGCGTGCGGGTGCCCCCGCGGCAGTTCTCGTCCAGGAAGTGGAGGACAGTGGTATTGATCTGCTGGTCGTCGGCAACAAGGGTGTCAACACCTTGACCGGCAGGGTATTTGGAAACATCCCGACTGAGGTCGTCCGTCATTCCTCGGTCAACGTTATGATTGTGAATACCGAAGGCGTCGATTCCTAA